From the genome of Rana temporaria chromosome 8, aRanTem1.1, whole genome shotgun sequence:
tctcctccactatccacactacattctccgacatctcttctcccaccatccacactacattctctgacagttctcctcccaccatccccactacattctctgacagatctcctccactatccacactacattctccgacatctcttctcccaccatccacactacattctctgacagctctcctccaccatccacactacattctctgacagttctcctcccaccatccacactacattctccgacagatctcctccaccacccacactacattctccgacagctctcctcccaccatccacgctacattctccgacagctctccccccaccatccgcactacattctccgacaactctcctccacactacattctccgacatctcTCCACCACCCACACTACATTCTtcaacagctctcctcccaccatccacactacattctctgacaactctgctccacactacattctccaacagctctcttcccaccatccacactacattctctgacaaCCCTATCCGCACTACATACTTCAATAGCTCTCCTCcaacatccacactacattctccgacagctctcctcccaccatccacactacattctccgacagctctcctccaccatccacactacattctccgacagctctcctccaccatccacactacattctccgacagctctcctccaccatccacactacattctccgacagctctcgtccaccatccacactacattctccgacagctctcctccaccatccacactacattctcagacagctctcctccaccatccacactacattctctgacagctctcctccaccatccacactacattctctgacagttctcctcccaccatccacactacattctccgacagatctcctccactatccacactacattctccgacatctcttctcccaccatccacactacattctctgacagctctcctccaccatccacactacattctctgacagttctcctcccaccatccacactacattctccgacagatctccttccaccatccacactacattctccgacagctgtCCCACAACAATCCTtactacattctctgacagctctcctccaccagatTTTCCTGCAAACCATAcacacccatacctcccaactttctgagatgggaatgagggacacctatcagcaaaagtattcaggcataggacacaccccttcccacacccccttaaaggagaattgtacaaaaaaaacaagattggttaaacccacaagtgcttttttttaccactactattcctttatattggcttatggaatttacaaatgcagcaatttagaaattgtatgaaagatttagcactgggaaacactttttgatagataaaaagtgcattttatatacaactatatggtttagacaaaaatgagggacaaatgaggaggaatgagggacagagggacattgctccaaatcagggacagtccctcgaaatcagggacagtttggaGGTATGCACAccattatttatgtattatttttatattatgaagCTCAGAGAAGACTCTGCCTATAAATTTGTTCTATGGACTTAACAGTTCCACCAGTAAAACCATCATACATTTGTCAAAGGAATCGACAGATGCTTTCCCTCTGAAATCTAAATAGGGATGTTTTATCCGTGAAACATTTTCCACAGTGTGAATATATGGATGAcgctgtgtggtgtgttttctcTGATGTATAACAAGGATTTCTTCCTGgttgaaacatttcccacactcagcacATGAAAACAGGTTGCTTACGCATGtaaagtcttatgccacgtacacacgatcggaaattccagcaAGAAAACCATAGATTTTTTtaagacggaattttggctcaaagtTGTCTcgcatacacacgttcacaccaaattctgaccgtcaaaaacgtggtgacgtacaacactacgacgagccgagaacaattaagttcaatgcttccgacatgcgtcgacttgattccgagcatgcatggtttttggtgcgtcggaattgcatacagacgatctcagatttttcttggcggaaatgcatactagcccattatgctttacatttGCAGGCTGTCGATGTAGCAATGGATGTCGATGTGTGTCGGTGGCTTCCTTAAGGTGGGAGATTCCCCTTTCAAGTTCACGTTTCACTTTATGAGGACTTACTTTCGTTCGTTCCACAGTCATTTGAATTTGTATTTATAGCCTCTTGTGATTTTGGATTTCATAGAAACTATTTTTTTCACCCTTATGCACAtgaacattttgggccagatccacaaacgagttacgctggtgtatctattgatacgccgcgtaacttctaatttgctccggtttatctttgttttgtatccacaaaacaagatacgcctaaagctgtgctagatccgactggcgtacgtcttagtacgccgtcggatctaaggtgcatatttacgctggccgctaggtggcgtttccgtcgatttccgcgtctagtatgcaaattagctagatgcggcgatccacgaacttatgtccggccggcgcattttttttacgttgtttccgtaaagcTTTTTtcgacgtatagttacccctgctatatgaggctatatgttaagtatggccgtctttcccgcgtcgaattttgatttttttacgtcgtttgcgtaagtcgttcgcgaatacggctttgcgtagaatgacgttcacgtcgtaagcattggcttgttgcgggttaatttcgagcatgcgcactgggatacccccacggacggcattcgccgttccaaaaaaacgtcatttacgtcggatcaagacgtattaacataaaacacgcccccatcacatccatttgaattgcgcgcccttaggccgccaaagttacactatgccgccgtaacttacggcgcaaattctttcaggataccaaaaatacgctgtaagttacggcggcgtagtgtatcagagatacgctacgccagacggaagaatgtgccgcgctacgtggatctggccccttatgttttatatttttcagcACAACTCACCTTCTTTTGTCACATGAATAAGAATGCTGACCCGGATGAAATCTCTGGTGGTCAAGGCctcctttttttaaatgaaagaatTCCTGtcctctgaacatgaatagggatgCTTACCCATGTGATTTCTCTGGTGATCATCATCTAGGTTCTctttcttatgcctcgtacacacagtctaAATTTCCGACAAATGTTCGatatgagcttgttgtcggaaaatccgactgcgtgtatgctccatcggacatttgccgtCGGAATTTCTCGACAACAAAtgcttgagagctggttctcaatttttccgacaacaaaagttcttgtcggaaattacgatcatGTGTACCCAAATCCGACGCATACAAATtttacacatgctcggaatcattgaacttcatttttctcggctcgtcgtagtgttgtacatcaccgcgttcttagcGTTTacattttccgacaacatttgtgtgacggtGTACATGCAGGACAAGTTTGAACGaacatccgtcgggaaaaaaaaatccatggttttgttgtcagaatgtctgatcgtgtgtacgtggcatttgagaaagatttcccgcactctaaacATAAATAGTGATGTTCACttgtgtgacttctctggtgtttAACATGGTTTCTCAGATTTAAAGATTTTCTGTGCTCTAAACATTAATAGTCATGCTTAGCCATATgacttaaagaaaaaaacacaggaaAGCGCACATAATCACTTTAATACATATAAACAAATCCATAAAAAAGTTTGCATTCACATCTGGCATTAAGAAGAGGGACCTTGTACCCAGCGGTATGGCCACAGAggaaagggcactgataggctggagAAATGAGGAGGACTCACTCCTGCACTAAAAGCATagtgtgacttctcaggtgtttCACAAGTTGTCCTTtccgagtgaaagatttcccgcactctgaacatgaaaagggACGCTCACCAGTGTGAATTATCTGCTGTCCAATAAGGTTTTCATTACAAATGTAAGATTTCCGGCACTTTGAACATGAATAGGGAcagtgtgacttctctggtgtttAACAAGATAATCTTTCTTGTTGTAAGATTTCCCACACTATGAACTTGAATAAGGATTCTTACCCGTGTGGCTTCTCTGGTGTCTCACAAGGTTTCCTTTCAGAGTGAAAGATATTCCACACTCTACACataaataaggacgctcacccgtgtgaattctttgATGCTGAATAAGTTTTCCTTTCCGagtaaaagatttcccgcactctaaacatgaataaggacgctcacctgtgtgacctGACTGGTGTTCATCAAGGCCTACTTTTTGAATAAAAGATttgccacactctgaacatgaataaggacgctcattcgtgtgaattttctggtgtttCACAAGGTTTCCTTTCAGAGTAAatgatttcccacactctgaacatgaataaggacgctcgtccgtgtgaattctctggtgtctagTAATTGctcctttctgagtgaaagatttcccgcactctgaacatgagaatAGATGGTCACCTCGGTGATCTCCTTCATGGGGTGAGGAAGATTCCTTGGGATTAGAAGGATCTGTTGatctatctgcagtgtgagatcttacATGGATATTTACAATCATAGTATGTGATTGATTAGAAGATTCCCCCTGATCAGAGGGATCCATTGATGTCTCCGGACAGGAAGGTCTGtgatgtatattttgtgtatttggatTTCCTCCTGGAGGATCCTGTGTGATGACATTATCTTCTGACTTACAATCAGCAGATAATAGAAGATGTCTCTCCGAGGAATTCCTCACATCACATCCATCTgttggaaagaaggaaaaaaattaataaatagtaAAACATTTCAGTAGATCACAAATGACTGGAGTTTTATCTTTACCTTCGTACGAGTGAATAAGTAGAAATGCCGATCTCACAGctaacattatattgaggaatggagatggacctttcatattgccttctccatgtctgtctgttcacctgcaaggtgattaatgtggccagtctctgggtggagaccaaacctgatttaagtctaccaagcctgcaatctcagtatctcatgacgttatattgaggaatggagatgagcctttcatatggtgtacagtatctcctcatcACTTGTTGGGTACATGATGTTAAATTAAGAAATAGAGATGAACTCTTTATATGAAGTACAGAATTTTCATCATACTTGTTACGTTCAAAATGTTCCTGTTTTTGTAAATCATCCTCGAAGCTTAGCAGGTCAGTGTGTAACAGAGGTATGGACACTAAGTAAAGCGCTGCCCTTGATTTTGCCTAGTG
Proteins encoded in this window:
- the LOC120909530 gene encoding zinc finger protein 551-like gives rise to the protein MIMKSEQDDISHISNTNGCDVRNSSERHLLLSADCKSEDNVITQDPPGGNPNTQNIHHRPSCPETSMDPSDQGESSNQSHTMIVNIHVRSHTADRSTDPSNPKESSSPHEGDHRGDHLFSCSECGKSFTQKGAITRHQRIHTDERPYSCSECGKSFTLKGNLVKHQKIHTNERPYSCSECGKSFIQKVGLDEHQSGHTGERPYSCLECGKSFTRKGKLIQHQRIHTGERPYLCVECGISFTLKGNLVRHQRSHTGKNPYSSS